The Brassica oleracea var. oleracea cultivar TO1000 chromosome C6, BOL, whole genome shotgun sequence genome includes a region encoding these proteins:
- the LOC106299301 gene encoding metal tolerance protein C4 → MQPSHRLFSRLFHSPVKGYSRATNVGGSLHVLLQFDDTNNGAVETHRSFSSLIRSTWQLSSRGLGGVRCSVSLDRDVPLIELYTSHRNLFTRAKQAKRIEINDQHSQRAVTTALWCNFLVFSLKFGVWWTSSSHVIMAEVVHSVADFANQALLAYGLSSSRRAPDALHPYGYSKERFVWSLISAVGIFCLGSGATIVNGVQNLWTSQPPPNMEYAAVVIGGSFLIEGASLLVAIQSVKKGAAQEGMTIRDYIWRGHDPTSVAVMTEDGAAVAGLAIAAASLVAVKMTGNAIYDPIGSIVVGNLLGMVAIFLIQRNRHALIGRAMDDQDMRKILHFLKNDSVVDALYDCKSEVIGPGSFRFKAEIDFNGQVVVQNYLKRTKHEEWAKLFREAAKKGDDSAMLNIMSNYGEEVVTALGSEVIRLEKQIRELVPGIQHVDIEAHNPMDQSL, encoded by the exons ATGCAACCATCGCATCGCCTCTTCTCTCGTCTCTTTCATTCTCCGGTGAAGGGTTACAGCAGAGCGACAAATGTAGGCGGCTCACTTCACGTATTGTTGCAATTCGACGACACAAACAACGGAGCTGTAGAGACCCATCGGAGTTTTAGCTCTCTTATCCGTTCCACTTGGCAGTTATCTAGTCGAGGTCTTGGCGGCGTGCGATGCTCTGTTTCGCTCGATAGAGATGTTCCCCTTATTGAGCTGTATACTTCTCACCGGA ATTTGTTCACTCGGGCTAAACAAGCCAAGAGAATTGAGATCAATGATCAACATAG TCAAAGAGCTGTCACTACTGCACTATGGTGCAACTTCCTTGTGTTTTCTCTCAAATTTGGTGTTTGGTGGACAAGTTCTAGCCATGTCATAATGGCTGAAGTTGTTCACTCCGTCGCTGATTTTGCTAACCAG GCGCTTCTTGCTTATGGTCTCAGTAGCTCAAGGCGTGCACCAGATGCTCTTCATCC CTATGGCTACTCAAAAGAAAGATTCGTATGGTCTTTGATATCTGCTGTTGGCATCTTTTGCCTTGGGTCTGGTGCTACCATTGTTAATGGAGTACAGAACTTGTGGACTTCTCAG CCACCTCCAAATATGGAATATGCTGCTGTGGTAATTGGTGGCTCTTTTTTAATTGAAG GTGCATCACTTCTAGTTGCAATACAATCTGTGAAAAAAGGAGCTGCACAAGAAGGCATGACCATAAGAGATTATATATGGCGTGGTCATGATCCTACTTCTGTTGCTGTTATGACTGAG GACGGCGCTGCAGTGGCAGGTTTGGCAATAGCTGCGGCTTCTCTGGTTGCTGTTAAGATGACAGGAAATGCTATTTATGATCCTATAGGATCCATTGTAGTTGGAAATTTACTTGGAATG GTTGCTATATTTCTCATACAACGGAACCGACATGCCTTGATTGGAAGAGCAATGGATGATCAAGACATGCGTAAAATTCTTCATTTTCTAAAGAACGACTCG GTTGTAGATGCTCTATATGATTGCAAAAGTGAAGTGATTGGTCCTGGATCCTTCAGATTTAAAGCTGAAATAG ATTTCAATGGGCAGGTTGTTGTCCAAAACTATTTGAAGAGAACTAAGCATGAAGAGTGGGCAAAACTG TTTCGCGAGGCTGCAAAGAAAGGAGATGATTCTGCAATGCTTAATATTATGTCAAACTACG GTGAGGAAGTAGTAACGGCTTTAGGAAGTGAAGTAATCCGGTTAGAGAAACAGATCCGAGAGCTTGTCCCTGGAATCCAGCACGTTGACATCGAAGCACACAATCCCATGGACCAATCTCTATGA